A single genomic interval of halophilic archaeon DL31 harbors:
- a CDS encoding haloacid dehalogenase, type II (TIGRFAM: Haloacid dehalogenase, type II; HAD-superfamily hydrolase, subfamily IA, variant 2~KEGG: hje:HacjB3_04105 haloacid dehalogenase, type II~PFAM: Haloacid dehalogenase-like hydrolase) — protein MPFAPGRVETVTFDSYSTIVDVEAAEKALAERVDEPRPVSQLWRSRSLAYTFIANHIDAYQPFYEMNRDALQYALDVHGADVTTEERDEILAVYHELDVFADVREGMAQLREAGYPLYIVSNGNPEMLDSMVAHADIGDLIEDTISADEVETFKPDAELYRHAAARAGTPIDRIAHVTAGQFDVAGAVHAGMQGVWVNRDSGPAEAFGPDPDLTVTDFFDLVEELA, from the coding sequence ATGCCCTTTGCCCCCGGCCGCGTGGAGACGGTCACCTTCGACTCCTACAGCACCATCGTCGATGTCGAGGCTGCCGAGAAAGCGCTCGCCGAACGGGTCGACGAACCCCGTCCCGTCTCGCAGCTCTGGCGCTCGCGGTCGCTGGCGTACACCTTCATCGCGAATCACATCGACGCCTACCAGCCGTTCTACGAGATGAACCGCGACGCGCTCCAGTACGCGCTGGACGTTCACGGTGCCGACGTGACCACTGAGGAGCGCGACGAAATCCTCGCGGTCTACCACGAACTCGACGTCTTCGCCGACGTGCGCGAGGGAATGGCACAGCTCCGGGAGGCGGGCTACCCACTCTACATTGTGTCGAACGGCAACCCCGAGATGCTCGACTCCATGGTCGCCCACGCCGACATCGGCGACCTCATTGAGGACACCATCAGCGCCGACGAGGTGGAGACGTTCAAACCGGACGCCGAACTCTACCGCCACGCAGCCGCCCGGGCCGGAACCCCGATCGACCGCATCGCACACGTCACCGCCGGACAGTTCGACGTTGCCGGTGCCGTCCACGCGGGAATGCAGGGCGTCTGGGTCAATCGCGATTCGGGGCCGGCAGAGGCGTTCGGGCCGGACCCGGACCTGACGGTGACGGACTTCTTCGACCTCGTGGAGGAACTCGCGTAA
- a CDS encoding sodium/calcium exchanger membrane region (PFAM: Sodium/calcium exchanger membrane region~KEGG: htu:Htur_4032 sodium/calcium exchanger membrane region): MYTLLWATLVAVVGTGVIWKGSELLESSAGRLSKHYGLPVAVHGAVVVAVGSSFPELSSVVISTLVHDEFSLGVGAIVGSAIFNLLVIPALSALFSDRLEATRDIVHKDAQFYVISVLVLFIVFSLGATYVPGGTNSAAILTPTLALLPLATYAIYIFLHQQDASDYVAEEVASVNARREWGLLVLSLVLIGVGVEGIVQAALTYGRVFDTPSFLWGLTVIAAGTSLPDAFVSVRAARAGDSVTSLANVLGSNIFNLLVAIPVGVLLAGSATISFLVAVPTMGFLAFATLVFIVFTRTDLELSPSEAYGLLGLYGLFLLWMSLESVGLIETVQGI, encoded by the coding sequence ATGTATACGCTTCTCTGGGCGACGCTGGTTGCGGTGGTCGGCACCGGCGTCATCTGGAAGGGGAGCGAACTCCTTGAGAGCTCGGCGGGTCGCCTGAGCAAACACTACGGGCTGCCCGTCGCCGTCCACGGCGCGGTCGTCGTCGCCGTCGGGTCGAGCTTTCCAGAACTCAGTTCCGTCGTCATCAGTACGCTGGTGCACGATGAGTTCTCTCTCGGTGTGGGCGCCATCGTCGGCAGCGCCATCTTCAACCTCCTCGTCATCCCGGCGCTCTCGGCGCTGTTCAGCGACCGACTCGAGGCCACTCGAGATATCGTCCATAAGGACGCTCAGTTCTACGTCATCAGCGTGCTGGTGCTCTTTATCGTTTTCTCGCTCGGTGCGACCTACGTCCCCGGCGGCACCAACAGCGCGGCGATACTCACGCCAACACTGGCGCTGCTGCCGCTCGCGACCTACGCCATCTACATCTTCCTCCACCAGCAGGACGCGAGTGATTACGTCGCAGAAGAGGTTGCCTCCGTCAACGCGAGACGGGAGTGGGGGCTACTGGTTCTCTCGCTGGTCCTCATCGGTGTGGGCGTCGAGGGAATCGTCCAAGCGGCGCTCACCTACGGCCGCGTGTTCGACACGCCCTCGTTCCTCTGGGGCCTCACCGTCATCGCCGCCGGGACCAGTCTCCCCGACGCGTTCGTCAGCGTCCGGGCGGCTCGAGCGGGCGACAGTGTCACCAGTCTCGCGAACGTGCTCGGGAGCAACATCTTCAACCTCCTCGTCGCCATCCCGGTCGGCGTGCTGCTAGCGGGGTCGGCGACCATCAGCTTCCTCGTGGCGGTGCCGACGATGGGGTTTCTGGCGTTCGCGACGCTGGTCTTCATCGTCTTCACTCGGACGGACCTCGAACTCAGTCCTTCTGAGGCCTACGGCTTGCTCGGCCTCTACGGGCTCTTCTTGCTCTGGATGAGTCTGGAGTCGGTCGGCCTCATCGAGACGGTTCAGGGGATCTGA
- a CDS encoding hypothetical protein (KEGG: hbo:Hbor_16100 hypothetical protein) yields the protein MTVLSFDDEGIDVEYQGTEFRLEKALVEEATEKSYPDVTDHEVLQMVEEDPSLSGEPRRIGDVLY from the coding sequence ATGACCGTCCTTTCGTTCGACGACGAGGGTATCGATGTAGAGTATCAGGGGACTGAGTTCCGACTCGAGAAAGCGCTCGTAGAGGAGGCGACGGAGAAGTCCTACCCCGATGTGACTGACCACGAAGTGCTGCAGATGGTCGAGGAGGACCCGAGCCTCTCAGGTGAGCCACGACGCATCGGGGACGTACTCTACTGA
- a CDS encoding GTPase of unknown function domain protein (PFAM: GTPase of unknown function C-terminal; GTP-binding protein, HSR1-related; TGS~KEGG: hbo:Hbor_16130 hypothetical protein) encodes MLSIALAGKPNAGKSTFYQAATMAEVDVGNYPFTTIDPNRGVSHVRTRCPCLDMDERCGNDNCTDGKRYVPVELLDVAGLVPGAHEGRGLGNQFLDALTDADVILNVVDAAGATNAEGEPVEVGTFDPLEEATFIEEEMDRWLAGIVDRNWESVERKSRSPDFDIDDALTELLTGFGADEYDVTATLREIDYPENPREWDADHRETLARDLRARTKPIVLVANKVDIAPEENIEALREVDKPMVPCTADGELALRNGAEAGILAYDPGDEDFEILGDVSNAQQQGLEQIRDVMAAHGGTGVQSALNEAVYGLLDHITAYPVQNDTRWTDGTGNVLPDAFLLPDGSTPKDLAFTVHTDIGEGYLHAVDARANRRISEDHELEEGDVIKIVSTAS; translated from the coding sequence ATGCTCTCTATCGCGCTGGCCGGCAAGCCCAACGCCGGCAAATCCACCTTCTATCAGGCCGCCACGATGGCCGAGGTGGACGTTGGCAACTACCCCTTCACGACGATCGACCCGAATCGCGGCGTCTCCCACGTCCGCACGCGCTGCCCCTGCCTCGACATGGACGAGCGCTGTGGCAACGACAACTGCACCGACGGGAAGCGCTACGTCCCCGTCGAACTGCTGGACGTGGCAGGCCTCGTCCCCGGCGCCCACGAGGGCCGCGGGCTGGGCAATCAGTTCCTCGATGCCTTGACCGACGCCGACGTGATCCTGAACGTCGTCGACGCCGCCGGCGCCACCAACGCCGAGGGCGAACCCGTCGAGGTCGGGACGTTTGACCCGCTCGAGGAGGCCACCTTCATCGAGGAGGAGATGGACCGCTGGCTCGCGGGCATCGTCGACCGCAACTGGGAGAGCGTCGAGCGCAAATCCCGCTCGCCGGATTTCGACATCGACGACGCGCTCACCGAACTCCTGACCGGCTTCGGCGCCGACGAGTACGACGTCACCGCGACCCTCCGTGAGATTGACTACCCCGAGAACCCCCGGGAGTGGGATGCCGACCATCGCGAGACGCTCGCGCGGGACCTGCGCGCCCGAACCAAACCCATCGTCCTCGTCGCCAACAAGGTCGACATCGCGCCCGAGGAGAATATCGAGGCGCTGCGGGAAGTCGACAAGCCCATGGTTCCCTGCACCGCCGATGGCGAACTCGCACTGCGCAACGGTGCCGAAGCGGGAATTCTGGCGTACGACCCCGGCGACGAGGACTTCGAGATTCTGGGCGACGTGAGCAACGCCCAGCAGCAGGGGCTCGAACAGATTCGGGACGTGATGGCCGCACACGGCGGGACTGGCGTCCAGAGCGCGCTCAACGAGGCGGTCTACGGACTGCTCGATCACATCACCGCCTACCCCGTCCAGAACGACACCAGATGGACAGACGGCACGGGGAACGTCCTGCCCGACGCATTCTTGCTGCCGGACGGCTCCACGCCGAAGGACCTCGCGTTCACGGTCCACACCGACATCGGGGAGGGCTATCTCCACGCCGTCGACGCCCGGGCGAACCGCCGCATCAGCGAAGACCACGAACTCGAGGAAGGGGACGTGATCAAAATCGTCTCCACCGCATCGTGA
- a CDS encoding UspA domain protein (KEGG: hla:Hlac_1267 UspA domain protein) produces MTRVLVPVAVLEGETVSPGLMKLLGTVDVTVLGYHVLPDQTPPDQARLQYEDRATDALEDLTEEFRMAGGAADHRLVFTHDREQSIDRIANEIEARALAISGVTGDVEQLLVPLSGDVAVERILPFVEDLVGDRDIGVTLFLATKKEEANTERLDTAAEDLRSSGIRVRTTAVVGSSPFAALIDEVPGHDVIVMGERAPSFRSLVFGEESERVAAESVGPVLFVRYDEGPDE; encoded by the coding sequence ATGACTCGCGTACTCGTTCCCGTCGCTGTGCTCGAAGGAGAGACAGTCTCTCCCGGGTTAATGAAGCTGCTCGGAACAGTTGATGTGACCGTGCTCGGCTATCACGTTCTGCCCGATCAAACGCCGCCAGATCAGGCCAGGCTCCAGTACGAAGACCGTGCCACGGATGCGCTAGAGGATTTAACCGAGGAGTTTCGGATGGCTGGTGGCGCTGCCGACCACCGACTCGTGTTCACGCACGACCGCGAACAGAGTATCGACCGAATCGCCAACGAGATCGAGGCTCGGGCGTTGGCCATTTCGGGAGTAACCGGCGACGTTGAGCAGCTTCTCGTCCCGCTGTCGGGTGATGTCGCCGTTGAGCGCATCCTACCGTTCGTGGAGGATCTCGTCGGCGACCGTGACATCGGTGTGACGCTGTTTCTCGCCACCAAGAAGGAGGAAGCGAACACGGAACGCCTCGATACCGCAGCAGAGGACCTCCGGAGCAGTGGGATCCGCGTGCGGACGACAGCTGTCGTCGGAAGCTCCCCATTTGCGGCCCTTATCGACGAAGTCCCAGGCCACGATGTGATTGTCATGGGTGAACGAGCACCGTCGTTCAGGTCACTCGTTTTCGGAGAGGAGTCCGAGCGCGTCGCAGCGGAATCGGTTGGCCCCGTCCTCTTTGTTCGCTACGACGAGGGGCCTGACGAGTAG
- a CDS encoding hypothetical protein (KEGG: fpl:Ferp_0236 hypothetical protein), with the protein MLGVAGASNVVDASGNKSKPVVMLKGSLDNPLTASDIHDAQDTVRKKYVENNGEEPKAGMPELGENSTPVVAYVAALDKEGAIRHYTGSANSPDLVKSIQKKAAKRLSQYRSGKYESDSSPVATSGVSGNSGLFAYNESFDQSWDFYDHNEWDRAVKPYGVVTSNYELAHLNNDNDSTQDAYAVKHNYNVEPGYSRYPNSNEDWRGSTGNVMHDWGAGDMNADLTNHGPEGKHDESDSVTVNAGISSGGAGAGFGYTYDPGIAVNQDTSYDRNYAGWDVHFNASALCGQKNSGGFDPASSAWVDQPSANSGSDFLFRLASDHKFQACGFSNTKTLDWGWYPNSINY; encoded by the coding sequence ATGCTGGGAGTTGCTGGCGCCTCAAATGTAGTAGATGCGTCGGGCAATAAGAGTAAGCCTGTTGTTATGCTCAAAGGCTCGCTGGATAATCCGCTTACTGCTAGCGATATCCATGATGCTCAGGACACAGTGCGGAAGAAGTATGTTGAAAATAATGGCGAGGAACCGAAGGCGGGGATGCCCGAATTAGGTGAGAATAGTACTCCTGTTGTAGCGTACGTCGCAGCACTCGATAAAGAAGGAGCGATCCGCCATTATACAGGATCAGCGAACAGCCCTGATTTGGTAAAATCGATCCAAAAGAAGGCTGCAAAACGACTTTCACAGTATCGTTCTGGAAAATACGAGAGCGATAGCTCACCGGTGGCGACTTCGGGGGTCAGCGGAAATAGTGGTCTTTTCGCATATAACGAAAGCTTTGACCAATCGTGGGATTTCTACGACCATAACGAGTGGGATAGAGCAGTAAAACCATACGGGGTAGTGACCAGTAACTACGAGTTAGCTCACCTAAATAACGATAATGATAGCACGCAAGATGCATACGCTGTCAAGCATAACTACAACGTTGAGCCGGGTTATTCCAGATATCCAAATTCCAACGAAGATTGGCGTGGAAGCACAGGCAACGTAATGCACGACTGGGGGGCCGGTGATATGAATGCAGACCTAACAAATCACGGCCCAGAGGGGAAGCATGATGAAAGCGACTCTGTTACGGTTAACGCTGGAATTTCCTCTGGAGGAGCCGGTGCAGGCTTCGGCTATACCTATGACCCCGGTATTGCCGTTAATCAAGATACTAGCTATGACCGAAATTATGCTGGCTGGGATGTCCACTTCAACGCCTCCGCACTTTGTGGCCAGAAAAACTCTGGCGGATTCGACCCGGCTAGTTCGGCTTGGGTAGATCAACCTAGTGCAAATTCTGGAAGTGACTTCCTATTTAGGCTAGCCTCAGATCATAAGTTCCAAGCTTGTGGCTTTAGTAACACCAAAACGCTAGACTGGGGATGGTACCCTAATAGCATAAACTACTGA
- a CDS encoding 3'-5' exonuclease (PFAM: 3'-5' exonuclease~KEGG: hmu:Hmuk_1001 hypothetical protein) translates to MRVENSFIPVRGVGEATERRLWGNDITHWDDFHSAAVGAKTGKRIEEFIDEARPRLDAGDAAFFDDAFPSGDRWRLYENFSEGACFFDIETTGLDHDRNVVTTVSFYQDGETTTLVRDDDLTAENVRAAFDAADLLVTFNGKRFDVPFLETSFGLDVATPHLDLMYTCKKLGLSGGLKPIEKEIGVERDRPDITGRDAVRLWREHESGQDGSLETLIDYNREDAVNLRTLADEATRRLDQKAFGEY, encoded by the coding sequence ATGCGCGTCGAGAACTCCTTCATCCCCGTCCGCGGCGTCGGCGAGGCCACCGAACGCCGACTCTGGGGCAACGACATCACTCACTGGGACGATTTCCACTCCGCCGCCGTCGGTGCCAAGACCGGGAAGCGCATCGAGGAGTTCATCGACGAAGCCCGACCGCGTCTCGACGCCGGCGACGCCGCCTTCTTCGACGACGCCTTCCCCTCCGGGGACCGCTGGCGGCTCTACGAGAACTTCAGCGAGGGCGCCTGCTTCTTCGACATCGAGACCACCGGGCTGGACCACGACCGCAACGTCGTCACCACCGTCTCCTTCTACCAGGATGGTGAGACCACCACCCTCGTCCGGGACGACGACCTGACGGCCGAGAACGTGCGTGCGGCGTTCGACGCCGCCGACCTGCTGGTGACGTTCAACGGCAAGCGCTTCGACGTGCCGTTCCTTGAGACATCCTTCGGCCTCGACGTTGCCACCCCGCATCTGGACCTGATGTACACCTGCAAGAAGCTGGGGCTCTCGGGTGGGCTGAAACCAATCGAGAAGGAAATCGGCGTCGAGCGCGACCGGCCGGACATCACCGGGCGGGATGCGGTGCGCCTCTGGCGCGAGCACGAGTCCGGCCAGGACGGCTCGCTGGAGACACTCATCGACTACAACCGCGAGGACGCCGTCAACCTACGGACGCTGGCCGACGAGGCAACCCGGCGGCTCGACCAAAAGGCGTTCGGTGAGTACTGA
- a CDS encoding transferase hexapeptide repeat containing protein (PFAM: Bacterial transferase hexapeptide repeat~KEGG: hbo:Hbor_16110 acyltransferase) → MSLRQDPLDELAIPNGTVVEEHDLVTDGDVLVGGQSTVEFGVRGRSVAAGERSTFGGHIEAENDCRLDMWTDVDGDVLVGENAYLGERTRIGGRLMVSGDIDIGDDVDIEEGFEANGWITIRNPMPTLVFYFIVLSQLLKLDEAEAADDLAHALADGGKVEHQPLVIPRGASVSDDAWRVSTPASIGSDCRLHGNIRATEVTIDERTELFGSIRARGDVRVGSGSLIHGDVTTRDGEVTIEAGANVLGDISSVDLRIHERANVEGTMRAKGELRLVQDADDEEEGPTGARPDQRRTAQENTPDY, encoded by the coding sequence ATGTCGCTCCGTCAAGACCCGCTCGACGAACTGGCCATTCCCAACGGCACCGTCGTGGAAGAACACGACCTGGTGACCGATGGCGACGTGCTGGTCGGTGGCCAGTCGACCGTCGAGTTCGGCGTGCGCGGCCGCTCAGTGGCCGCGGGTGAACGGAGCACCTTCGGCGGCCACATCGAAGCCGAGAACGACTGCCGCCTGGACATGTGGACCGACGTGGATGGCGACGTGCTCGTCGGGGAGAACGCCTATCTGGGCGAGCGCACACGTATCGGCGGCCGGCTCATGGTCTCGGGCGATATCGACATCGGCGACGACGTCGACATCGAGGAAGGGTTCGAGGCCAACGGGTGGATTACCATCCGCAACCCGATGCCGACACTGGTGTTCTACTTCATCGTCCTCTCTCAGTTGCTCAAACTCGACGAAGCGGAGGCAGCCGACGACCTGGCTCACGCACTCGCGGACGGCGGCAAGGTCGAACACCAGCCGCTGGTCATCCCACGCGGGGCCTCGGTCTCCGACGACGCGTGGCGCGTCTCCACCCCCGCCTCCATCGGCTCGGACTGCCGGCTCCACGGCAACATCCGCGCGACGGAGGTCACCATCGACGAGCGGACGGAGCTGTTCGGCTCCATCCGCGCCCGCGGCGACGTACGCGTCGGCTCGGGCAGTCTCATCCACGGCGACGTGACCACCCGCGACGGGGAGGTCACCATCGAAGCCGGTGCGAACGTCCTCGGCGACATCTCCTCAGTGGACCTTCGAATCCACGAGCGCGCGAACGTCGAAGGGACGATGCGCGCCAAAGGCGAACTCCGGCTGGTGCAGGACGCCGACGACGAAGAAGAGGGACCGACGGGGGCCCGTCCGGACCAGCGCCGCACGGCCCAGGAGAACACCCCCGACTACTGA
- a CDS encoding amino acid permease-associated region (PFAM: Amino acid permease-associated region~KEGG: hla:Hlac_1266 amino acid permease-associated region), with protein sequence MSTEPSGTNIEGEAPISETVVETDDATITDDAELERTLGLVGGLAIGIGTMIGAGIFVFPGLAGAEVGTAATASFAVSGVVALLVALPTSELATAMPKSGGGYYFISRGLGTLAGTVVGLSLWLGLVFATAFYLVGLGFYALDALALVGITIETSPGGIVSVLAVVFGIGFTMLNLTGTENVAKLQNGIVALLLSMLVAFLAFGVFDVLGVVGAEASGGTEADRWAALPILSTAALVFTSYLGFAQVATVAGEIKRPGRNLPLAMIGSVLIVTIMYVLTIFIATSVFDRTQLGAFGETAMVEIGRELLGLGGALVIVVGGLLATMSSANASILSTSRAIYGVSKDAILPRWASRINLRFGTPHVALGMAGGPVIVLAATREVQLLAEVASFLHLIMYGLICVALVAIRRDEPEWYDPEFRVPGGPIISVVGAVASFALIAFMDPASILVGALVILATTGWYFYYARDVTLRGAL encoded by the coding sequence ATGAGTACCGAACCGAGTGGGACAAACATCGAGGGGGAGGCCCCAATCTCCGAAACTGTCGTCGAAACCGACGATGCGACAATCACCGATGACGCCGAACTCGAACGGACACTTGGCCTCGTCGGCGGCCTCGCAATCGGTATCGGGACGATGATCGGAGCCGGTATTTTCGTGTTTCCCGGCCTCGCGGGCGCCGAGGTCGGGACGGCAGCGACGGCCTCCTTCGCGGTCAGTGGTGTCGTAGCGCTGCTCGTCGCGTTACCTACCTCCGAGCTGGCCACTGCGATGCCGAAAAGTGGCGGTGGCTACTACTTCATTTCCCGCGGGCTCGGCACGCTCGCTGGGACTGTCGTCGGGCTCTCGCTCTGGCTCGGCCTCGTGTTCGCAACAGCCTTCTATCTGGTCGGGCTGGGATTTTATGCACTTGACGCGCTCGCCCTGGTCGGAATTACCATCGAGACAAGCCCGGGTGGTATTGTCTCCGTACTCGCTGTGGTGTTCGGTATCGGGTTCACCATGCTGAACCTCACCGGAACGGAGAACGTCGCAAAGCTTCAGAACGGGATCGTTGCGCTCCTGTTGTCGATGCTGGTGGCCTTCCTGGCGTTCGGGGTGTTCGACGTGCTGGGCGTCGTCGGTGCCGAGGCGTCTGGTGGGACCGAGGCCGACCGGTGGGCGGCGCTGCCGATACTGTCCACAGCTGCACTCGTTTTTACCTCGTATCTGGGGTTCGCCCAGGTTGCAACTGTCGCTGGAGAGATCAAACGGCCCGGTCGAAACCTTCCGCTGGCGATGATCGGGTCCGTCCTGATTGTCACGATTATGTACGTACTGACAATCTTTATTGCGACGAGCGTCTTCGACCGGACCCAACTCGGGGCGTTCGGCGAGACGGCGATGGTCGAAATCGGCCGCGAGCTGCTCGGCCTCGGCGGCGCGCTCGTCATCGTCGTCGGCGGACTGCTTGCGACGATGTCCTCGGCGAACGCGTCGATTCTGAGCACCTCCCGGGCGATTTACGGCGTCTCGAAGGACGCGATCTTGCCACGGTGGGCCAGCCGGATCAACCTGCGATTTGGAACGCCCCACGTGGCCCTGGGGATGGCCGGCGGGCCGGTGATCGTGCTGGCGGCGACCCGAGAGGTTCAGTTACTCGCAGAAGTCGCCTCGTTTCTCCACTTGATTATGTACGGGTTGATCTGTGTCGCACTGGTGGCGATTCGTCGTGACGAACCCGAGTGGTACGATCCGGAGTTCCGCGTTCCTGGCGGCCCGATCATTTCCGTCGTAGGCGCAGTTGCGAGTTTCGCGCTCATCGCGTTCATGGACCCGGCCTCCATCCTCGTCGGCGCGCTCGTCATTCTGGCGACCACCGGGTGGTACTTCTATTACGCTCGGGACGTGACTCTCAGGGGAGCCTTGTAA